TCGCCAAACTCTATAATTGAATTCATTAACTGTTTGCCATAGCGGCTACTTCCATTTCTTCCACCCGTTCTTGAATAAATGACTCGACTAAGGCAACGTCTTCCTGACTACCAATAAACAAAGGGGTACGGGCATGGATTTTGTCAGGAACGACATCTAAGATCTCCTGCTTTCCAGTACTAGCTCTACCACCAGCTTGTGCCATCAAAAATGCCAAGGGAGCAGATTCATATAACAGCCTTAATTTGCCCTCCGGTTTCTTTACAGTACCAGGATAGAGAAATACACCACCCTGCATCAAGATTCTGTGAATATCTCCTACTAAAGCACCACCATACCTGGCAGTATAGCCTTCATGACGGTGGACGTAGCGGATGTAATTTCTAATTGATTCCTCCCACTGCCAGAAATTACCTTCATTAACGCTATAAATTGGACCATGCTCTGGAATACGGATTTTTTCGTGAGATAGGATAAACTCTCCTAAACTAGGGTCTAGGGTAAAGGCGTGTACCCCCCTACCAATGGAATATACCAACACTGTACTAGGCCCATATAACACGTACCCAGCCGCTAATTGTTGGTGTCCACTTTGGAGTAAATCCTTGGCT
This window of the Merismopedia glauca CCAP 1448/3 genome carries:
- the fbp gene encoding class 1 fructose-bisphosphatase; the encoded protein is MADVKQSSVAEHALDRDCTTLSRHVLQQLQSYSPEAQDLSAIMNRISLAAKLISRRLTRAGLVEGALGFTGEVNVQGESVKKMDIYANDVFISVFKQSGLVCRLASEEMEETYYIPENCPLGRYTLLYDPIDGSSNVDINLNVGSIFSIRQQQGNDVDGEAKDLLQSGHQQLAAGYVLYGPSTVLVYSIGRGVHAFTLDPSLGEFILSHEKIRIPEHGPIYSVNEGNFWQWEESIRNYIRYVHRHEGYTARYGGALVGDIHRILMQGGVFLYPGTVKKPEGKLRLLYESAPLAFLMAQAGGRASTGKQEILDVVPDKIHARTPLFIGSQEDVALVESFIQERVEEMEVAAMANS